Genomic DNA from Cucurbita pepo subsp. pepo cultivar mu-cu-16 chromosome LG13, ASM280686v2, whole genome shotgun sequence:
AACTGCcattttaaacattattttatccAAAAAGAGATTGAATCATCTTTGATTTTGTTCGGCAGGTTACTGCGGCGAGAATCTTAGCCGTGATCGTACTGGCATTGGTGAGCTTAGCCACAGTGGACGCTATGAATCCGCGTCTAAGTTCGAACTCTCTGAAATTTCAGGCCATCAATTGTCGGAAACACTTGGCGTTGCTGACGGAGTTTGGCGGCGTCGGCGACGGAGTAACTTCAAATACTAACGCGTTCCGAAAAGCGATTGAACATCTCAGCACACTCGCGGCGGATGGTGGTGCTCAATTGATCGTGCCGCCGGGGAAATGGCTGACCGGAAGTTTTAATCTGACTAGCCATTTCACACTTTTTATCGataaagaagcaaaaattCTTGCATCCCAGGTTCGACCtattgagtattttatttttatatagcTAACAACTTTGTGTGTggtgattttaattttattctttaatagaaaataaatgagtTAAGTTTGTTCCTCATAATTTAATGGTTATAGAAAGAATCAGAATGGCCACTCATGGAAGTTCTCCCATCTTATGGGAGGGGAAGAGATGCTCCGGGTGGACGGTACAGCAGCCTCATCTTTGGAACTAATCTCACCGATGTGGTTATCACAGGtgattatttttctcttaccttttaaaattttaatttttttttaaatggtttgCAAAATTATAATCTTTATAGGCTTCCGTGCAATcggaattaaataaaaaaaatgaattaaataaaaaaaattaaggtgaATGAAAACATAGGAAAAacatttatagaaaataaagttgGTTGGTGACATGGTGTAGGTAACAACGGTACAATCGACGGGCAAGGATCTTCTTGGTGggaaaaatttaagaaaggGGAACTCAAGGAAACACGACCATATGTGATCGAGATCATGTACTCTAATCAAATCCAGATATCGGATCTCACTTTGATTAACTCACCTTCTTGGTTTGTCCATCCCATTTATAGCAGGTTTGACTATTTCACTTAAAACCTATTATActtgtattttaagattatgcttggaaaaaaaaaataacaccgATAATAATTACATTCAAATTATTCCCaactaaaaacaattttgatttatatatatatattattatgatttatttttaatttagtttggtTTGGTGGGATGAAAATACAGAAATGTGATTATTCGAGGGCTCACTATCTTGGCTCCCGTCACTGTACCTAACACTGACGGAATCAATCCAGGTTCCCTTCTTCTTCGCCTTTAAAACCTTAGGGTTCTTTTCTTTGTCAATCCATCTCCCTAATTCTTTATGCAATTTATCAGATTCTTGTTCCAACATTCGAATCGAAGACTGCTATATTGTCTCCGGTGACGATTGCATCGCCATCAAGAGCGGATGGGACCAATATGGTATCAAGTTCGGAATGCCGACCGAGGACCTTGTCATTCGCCGCCTCACTTGCATCTCACCAGATTCTGCAGGTATCGCCCTTGGCAGCGAAATGTCTGGCGGAATCCGCAACGTCAGGATTGAAAACGTCACTGCAATCAATACACAGTCTGCTGTCAGAATCAAAACTGCTCGTGGACGAGGTGGTTTCGTCAAGGACATTTTCGTCCGAAGAATGTTTCTATCCACGATGAAATATGTCTTCTGGATGACTGGAGACTACAAATCGCATGCAGATGACAAGTTTGATCCCTCGGCGTTGCCGGTGATTAAGAACATTAATTACAGAGACGTGGTGGCCGAGAATGTTAATATGTCAGCAAATTTGGCAGGGATATCGGGAGATCCATTCACGGATATTTGCATGTCGAATGTGAAGATTGGATTGTCAAAGAAGCCTAAAAAGTTGCAGTGGAACTGTACGGATGTTGAGGGATTTAGTAGCGATGTGGATCCGCCGCCATGTGCTCCACTAGCTAAAGCAGCAAAAAGCGGTGGATGTGACTTTCCGGAGGATAAGCTGCCAATTGAGAATGTTCAGTTGAAATCATGCTCTGTTGAAATTCCTGTCATTTAAtagactttgttttttttttttttttaattctatggAATAAATggtaatgaaaaatttaaagaagatATAGATAAAATGTACTTGAAAGCTTGTAAAAGGGTGAAATTCCAACCAGTTTACTAGGAGTTTGAATGAAAGATGTGATGTGATCAAGCTGATTTGGTTTTCCTTCTTGGCTTGATGTGCTCTTAGCCTTTGAATGTCGAGACTTACACACTACCAACACTATTTCAGAAATGAACAAGTTTTAGAGATGTGCCAAAGTGGTAATATTTTGATGTTGTAGTGTAGTTTCGATAAGTAGTGTGTTGAGTAAGGCATCAATCATTTTTAAGCAATGAACGGGGcctcgactttttttttttttttttNttttttttttttttttttttttttttttttttttgaattcatACCCTTGCaaaatatgagatctcatgaGAAAATTAGGTGTCGTACTTAAAGGTTTTTCTATGGTATATGAGTGAGTGTAACGATCCTATATTtttactaacctaaagtcacTACCTTCATCACAACATACCCTCTTGTACggaaataaacatttaaaacttcatcataaaacattgtcatggaATTACATGttcgaaaatatctttaaaacaacataacaaaatacaaaataaaaaataataaacattaaaagtaaaaacagcctacactaaattaattaattgagaaaattaatatttccgTGATGATCATAACTAAGATCTTAATCCTAACTGAGTTATGAATTTCCACCTCTACCAGACTATCTTTTGACTTGCAGGTGAGGATGACTTTTGTAACCAATTAGGCATGCTTACTCTTCTCAATGAAATTCACTGTTTTCCATATAAGGTAAATTGTTGAATAGTTCCGTTGACGGTTGgtttccaaatttgaaaaatgggaTCCCCACCTTCTCAACTTCTGAAGAGaggttttgtttataattagatcataaaataattatttattagagaAATGTAATTGCATGagtaaaataaacttttaaacaggtcataattatgaactaaatCACCAAAAATTGACTagtttgtaatgattatattaacGGACAAAATTtgtcatataatatataaaagtgTAACCCTAGATCTATAATAGGGTATCCTAGAGTTaaggaatgaaaattaattaatttttaattaatcaacttttatattattatttgagcTAGGCGTCCTTGCTAACTCATAAGATTTAAATACattcttttagttttaataaaataaaattggttcATAATACTTCTGCTACTATGATCAAAAATTCATATCTAATAGCGCCTTACTAGActcatttaaaacaaattgatATGATAGAGTTGAGGTTGCCATATTCGATGCTATGTACCTACAATATAAGCACTAGTGATCATAGATGAGACACATTCTTATACCAATGAGGTAGATTTAGTTTAGTCTCAATACGATTACACCTTACTTAGAACTAAATCTATTTCGAGTATATAGTATCGTGTATGGAAATAAAGTAGAGGCTCTTATCAAGACTTCTGTTTCATAACCAACTTTGGATGAATACACCATGAAGTTGCCATACTTGAGATCTCCCGAATCATGACATGATATTATGATCCAACATTGATTATCACCTATTCCTTAGTACGTATTCATCCTGTCACAATTATAGAACCATAATATCCCTAGACCATATATGGTATCATGTGCGAAAATGATTTTGTGCTTCAACGAGGCCTTTATTTCGTAAACTAGTCCTTGGATGGACCAGAGTCCATATGGATATATTATGAGATGGGACAAACGAGTGTATGGCACGATGTTATGGTTTACTTTAGAATTGTCGTCTATTATTTAGTATGTATGCACATAGATAGTACCAAAATCATAACGTCTACAAGCCATCAGTGCCACTCAAATGGAGGTCGTACATTACCATGACATGCATGGATCACTTTATGGTCGTGCCTCACCCtgtgtgtatatatgtatgtatcaCACAACACACACGCACATATATAATAGATACATATCTACATgcttaaataaatacaaacatatacatatatgcacATCACACACATATATAAAAGTAGGTATGTACTTATacatttttatgattttcatcttcttttataattttaatcttttttgtttttaaatgtgcaaaattttaccatataatggtaaaatttgaaagatttcTATATTAGATAATAAACTTTATAGTctgatttttataaatattttattataattttatttgataaccatcaatacaatttttatttttattttttgaaaaataaaattgcacGTCATAtttcacttaaaaaaaaaatctgatttaaacctaatttaagaaaatttcttaaaatagaaagaaatataaaagaaaatttttaacaaaaacatcaaaagaataaataggaattaatattatgttatatttgcGAGATTACAAACACATATTCAcctcattaaattttaatcaaatcaaTATAGAAATATcacaaaactaaataaatcaGGGATATTATGGAATATATTTAgacctaatttaattatttgaatgataaattttttttaatcaaataatgaaTTCGGCTTAAtctaatcataaaatattcatGTTAGGTTGATTCGAGTTATTcgagtaattaattaaaaatgttaatattgaaatcattttataatttgtttttaaatgccGATTTAGTTGACTTGGTTTGATTCCGTTCTTCGAATAACTATTTTAACACCCTAATACtcataaaacaattttaaaaaacaaacgaCAAAATTAAAACGCTTTCACTCTTTATGTTTCCttatatgttatattattatgaaaaagatGACAAATCTCACCGTTTCACCCTTTAAACAATAAtgtaataatagtaataaattcATTTCCTATTTTTAATCCCTAAATTATTCTATAAAATCCTTTCTCCTCTTGATCTAAAAATCATaaactcaaaaagaaaattcatcatGGATCATCCTCGAAAATCCTCAAAAACTAatgtaatttttcttcttcattctctttgaattttcttttggttctttgttttctttgaattgATCGGGTGGTTGGCTTGTTCTTCTACTTTTcattagtttttcttttaggttaaccaaaatgattatgggtttttgtaaaaaaaaaaccaattgtTTCTGTTTATCTAAgaccaattttgttttttagattttgtccAGAGAAAATTCGAAAATGTAACCAATATATATAGATGAACTCATAAACCCAACTGCTGTTTCCACCATTATTTTCTCGAGaaccaaaaagaaattgaatgatcttcaatttttgttgataGGTTACCGTGGCGAGAATCTTGGCTATGGTCGTACTGGCATTGGTGAGCTTAGCTACCGTGGACGCTATGAATCCGCGTCTGAGTTTGAACTCTCTGAAATTTCAAGCGATTAATTGCCGGAAACACTCGGCGTTGCTGACGGAGTTTGGCGGTGTCGGCGACGGAGTAACTTCAAATACTCTCGCATTCCGAAAAGCGATTGAACATCTCAGCACATTAGCGAAGGATGGCGGTGCTCAATTGGTCGTGCCACCCGGGAAATGGCTTACAGGAAGTTTTAATCTGACTAGCCATTTCACACTTTTTATCGATAAAGAAGCTAAAATTATTGCATCCCAGGTTGGACCTATGaagtatattatttttataaagctAACAACTTTGGGAGTGgtgatttgaattttaatctttaattcAATATAAATTGGTTAGATTTGTTCCTCATCATTTAATGGTAATGGTGTAGAATGAATCAGAATGGCCACTAGTAGAAATTCTCCCATCTTATGGGAGGGGAAGAGATGCTCCTAATGGACGGTACAGCAGCCTCATCTTTGGAACTAATCTCACCGACGTGGTTATCACAggtgatttttatttttttaacttttaacattataattttttttttaatggtttgcaaaattttaatcttatagGCTTTGtgctatcaaaattaaataaaaaaaaataaggtaaataaaaacataagaaacatttatagaaaataaagttgGGTTGGTAACATGGTGTAGGTAACAACGGCACAATCGACGGGCAAGGATCTACTTGGTGGGAAAAGTTTAAGAAAGGGGAGCTCAAGGTAACACGGCCATATGTGATCGAGATCATGTACTCTGAACAAATCCAAATCTCAGATCTCACTTTGATCAACTCACCTTCTTGGTTCGTCCATCCCATTTATAGCAGGTTTGACTATTTCACTTGAGTTTCATTATcctcttattttatgattaagctaaaaataataataataaaactggtaatagtatttatatatatataatttatttttaatttaatgtggTTTGGTTGGGTGAAAATGCAGAAATGTGATTATCCAAGGGCTCACCATCTTGGCTCCAGTCACGGTACCCAACACCGATGGAATCAATCCAGGTTTCCTTCTTCATTACCCTTAAAACCTTAGGGttcttttcttcatcaatCCCTTTTCCTAATTTTCCATTCAATTTATCAGATTCTTGTTCCAACACTCTGATTGAAGACTGCTACATTGTCTCTGGTGACGATTGCATCGCCGTCAAG
This window encodes:
- the LOC111808331 gene encoding probable polygalacturonase, with amino-acid sequence MELPRKPTKINVTAARILAVIVLALVSLATVDAMNPRLSSNSLKFQAINCRKHLALLTEFGGVGDGVTSNTNAFRKAIEHLSTLAADGGAQLIVPPGKWLTGSFNLTSHFTLFIDKEAKILASQKESEWPLMEVLPSYGRGRDAPGGRYSSLIFGTNLTDVVITGNNGTIDGQGSSWWEKFKKGELKETRPYVIEIMYSNQIQISDLTLINSPSWFVHPIYSRNVIIRGLTILAPVTVPNTDGINPDSCSNIRIEDCYIVSGDDCIAIKSGWDQYGIKFGMPTEDLVIRRLTCISPDSAGIALGSEMSGGIRNVRIENVTAINTQSAVRIKTARGRGGFVKDIFVRRMFLSTMKYVFWMTGDYKSHADDKFDPSALPVIKNINYRDVVAENVNMSANLAGISGDPFTDICMSNVKIGLSKKPKKLQWNCTDVEGFSSDVDPPPCAPLAKAAKSGGCDFPEDKLPIENVQLKSCSVEIPVI
- the LOC111808330 gene encoding probable polygalacturonase, with translation MDHPRKSSKTNVTVARILAMVVLALVSLATVDAMNPRLSLNSLKFQAINCRKHSALLTEFGGVGDGVTSNTLAFRKAIEHLSTLAKDGGAQLVVPPGKWLTGSFNLTSHFTLFIDKEAKIIASQNESEWPLVEILPSYGRGRDAPNGRYSSLIFGTNLTDVVITGNNGTIDGQGSTWWEKFKKGELKVTRPYVIEIMYSEQIQISDLTLINSPSWFVHPIYSRNVIIQGLTILAPVTVPNTDGINPDSCSNTLIEDCYIVSGDDCIAVKSGWDQYGIKFGMPTEDLVIRRLTCISPDSAAIALGSEMSGGIRNVRIENVTAINTQAAVRIKTARGRGGFVKDIFVRKMFLSTMKYVFWMTGNYKAHADDKFDPSALPVIKNINYRDMVAENVNMSANLVGISGDPFTDICISNVKIGLSKKPKKLQWNCTDVEGFSSDVDPPPCAPLAKAAKSGGCDFPEDKLPIENVQLKSCSVEISAF